Part of the Gammaproteobacteria bacterium genome, GATGAACAGTAAGTGCGGTAAAAATATAAAACAAACCATAGCGTAATACAAAAAAAGCCGCTAACCACAAAAAAAATAGTTCCACCACAGAAAATCGATTACCTAAATTAAATACAAGCAGCGATGCGGCGATCAGGGACAGCAGCTCACAGCCAACTCGAAATGGCGTTGAGTTATTAGAATCCAAATCAGGGGCTAGCCCCCCAAGTATGCCCAATGCGAAATAAAAGGCGATCCCGGAGGGTGCTACCAGTCCTGACACTAAAAGACTGATCGCGCAGATACCGCTGGTCACTATCGCAACGGATAGATGGATGGGAAAAGATGCCATGGATACACTATCACCAAATTTTTAATCAAAAATGACAACAAGCGGTTCTGATGTTGTCAATCCTGCCAGTTATAATGGTCATCCCATGCTATGATGGGACTCAGATGTAACTGCTGCCGCGTTTAAACTAGCAATGCTGTAACTAGCGGATGCTGCAAGGGCGCATTGAATCCGTTGCTATGTGGCTTTTTCGGTGTCGTATAACCAACGCACCAGATTAATAAGCCATTATGATAGTCCAAAATGGTTTCCAATAACAACCAAATTAAAAATAATTCTCAACACTTTTTTATCTAAACAATGATTCTACGGTAGAGATATGCAGAAAATAATGAGTTTTAATATCAGAGTTCCCGTTGAATGGGATAAAGAAAATCAATGGAAATATAGAAAAAATCTTGTAAGTGAAATA contains:
- a CDS encoding inner membrane protein; its protein translation is MASFPIHLSVAIVTSGICAISLLVSGLVAPSGIAFYFALGILGGLAPDLDSNNSTPFRVGCELLSLIAASLLVFNLGNRFSVVELFFLWLAAFFVLRYGLFYIFTALTVHRGVFHSIPMAVLFGFLATITLHRFGGIGSFQSWVAGMFVILGYLTHLILDEIYSIDFYGVSIKSSFGTALKLFAPRSPIASILLYLALAVSWKFTPDIQLFLNTFSKIIF